The proteins below are encoded in one region of Candidatus Amarolinea dominans:
- a CDS encoding SPFH domain-containing protein: MARIIDVIEAPDQGPADMVVRIPQSGSGDFQIGSQVIVRESQTAVFFRDGKALDSFGAGRHTITTANIPLITNLLERIFSSGKNIFTAEVYFVNRREFLEQKWGTPEPITLRDKDLGMVRLRAFGNYSMQVSDPQLFVTKIVGTQGLYQTAQIDAYLRGVIISRMTDVLASSGASFLDMPALFDELSAGIKARLADDFAALGIALKQMFIQSVSPTEETQKAIDERASMGAIGNMQAYMQYKAARALGDAAQAGDGGAGSLTGAGLGLGAGMGLGGVMAQAMTQAMAAGQQQPGAAPAAAAAAPDVMTTAEAAAYLKVSEADVLALIAEGDLKARKIGAQYRVGRAALDEFLKG; encoded by the coding sequence ATGGCACGAATTATTGATGTGATTGAAGCCCCCGACCAGGGGCCGGCCGACATGGTGGTGCGCATACCGCAGTCCGGTTCTGGCGATTTCCAGATCGGCTCGCAGGTCATTGTGCGCGAAAGCCAGACGGCTGTCTTTTTCCGTGACGGTAAGGCCCTGGACTCGTTCGGCGCGGGCCGCCATACGATTACCACGGCCAATATCCCACTCATCACCAACCTGCTGGAGCGCATTTTCTCCAGCGGCAAGAACATTTTTACGGCTGAGGTCTATTTCGTCAACCGGCGCGAGTTTCTGGAGCAGAAATGGGGCACGCCGGAACCGATCACCCTGCGCGACAAGGACCTCGGCATGGTGCGCTTGCGGGCTTTTGGCAACTACTCGATGCAGGTGAGCGACCCGCAGTTGTTCGTCACCAAGATCGTGGGAACGCAGGGGCTCTATCAGACGGCGCAGATTGACGCGTATCTGCGCGGGGTCATCATCAGCCGCATGACCGATGTGCTGGCCTCTTCCGGCGCCAGTTTCCTGGACATGCCGGCCCTGTTCGATGAACTGAGCGCGGGAATCAAGGCCAGGTTGGCCGACGATTTTGCCGCCCTGGGCATCGCGCTCAAGCAGATGTTCATCCAGTCGGTCAGCCCGACCGAAGAAACGCAGAAGGCCATTGACGAGCGCGCCTCGATGGGCGCCATCGGCAACATGCAGGCCTACATGCAGTACAAGGCGGCGCGGGCCTTGGGCGATGCCGCGCAGGCAGGCGACGGCGGCGCGGGCAGCCTGACCGGCGCCGGGCTGGGCTTGGGCGCGGGCATGGGTCTGGGCGGCGTCATGGCGCAAGCGATGACCCAGGCCATGGCCGCGGGGCAGCAGCAGCCGGGCGCGGCCCCGGCCGCGGCCGCCGCGGCGCCCGATGTGATGACCACGGCCGAGGCCGCGGCGTATCTCAAGGTGTCCGAAGCCGATGTCCTGGCTCTGATCGCAGAGGGCGATCTCAAGGCGCGCAAGATCGGCGCTCAGTATCGCGTCGGCCGGGCGGCGCTGGACGAGTTCTTGAAGGGCTAG
- a CDS encoding DUF2207 domain-containing protein, with protein MRSRTMRAAVGLWFLILWVTAAPSLAQESKQLYWQRWDADITIDADGSFKVIETQEIVFTSGSFRFGTRNIKTDRLRDITGVQVTADGQALRRASSGETAGTFVVTSDGSGDFIVKWFFPRSVSDSRHVYVLSYTVDGALRYYDGGDQFWWSVVGPERSFPVRSSTVTVRVPAPATVSNFDNYGVRATATQLDAQTMEFTSSEAINPGEQIEVRVQFTHGVVAGSPSSWQAEADADAAATEQRAAYDRQTRPLINTGVFALGLLLLIGGPLLVYLLWYQKGRDLPVMLPTDYLAEPPDPALPPGIAGTLVDETADLQDIMATLIDLARRKVITIREEKGKDFTYRLVGKTAGLRSFEQTLVDRMFKGDTTERQLSELKNKFYTTIPKIKSQLYDEVVAEGFFMRSPERTRNAYGASGVAVLAVTGILGCFVLPFATVYTDTAWLPVVGMGLTALIFMSIARFMPRKTDKGADAAARWRAFKRYLQEIEKYTNLEESKAIFETYLPYAVAFGLDRTWINKFAQVDAPVPTWWTPYSGYGHSRGHYPATVGGGDVGLPGAGKISSAERSAPTLSDMSRDMGSGLSGMSAGLGTMLSSSASALTSRPAPQPSSGSSSSGWSGGGGGGSGGGGGGGGGGGGGGGFG; from the coding sequence ATGCGTTCCAGAACGATGCGAGCGGCAGTTGGGTTGTGGTTTCTCATCCTGTGGGTAACGGCCGCACCCTCGTTGGCCCAAGAGAGTAAACAACTCTACTGGCAGCGATGGGATGCCGATATCACCATTGATGCGGATGGTTCGTTCAAGGTGATCGAAACCCAGGAGATTGTGTTCACGTCCGGCTCCTTCCGCTTTGGCACCCGTAATATCAAGACAGATCGTCTGCGTGATATCACCGGGGTGCAGGTGACGGCCGACGGCCAGGCGCTGCGCCGCGCGTCGAGCGGTGAAACGGCGGGCACCTTCGTTGTCACCTCCGATGGCAGCGGAGATTTTATTGTCAAGTGGTTTTTTCCCAGGTCAGTCTCTGACAGCCGTCACGTCTATGTGCTCAGCTACACGGTGGATGGCGCGCTGCGCTACTATGATGGCGGCGATCAGTTTTGGTGGAGCGTGGTGGGGCCTGAGCGCAGCTTCCCGGTGCGCTCGTCCACGGTGACGGTGCGCGTACCCGCGCCGGCGACGGTGTCCAACTTCGATAACTACGGCGTGCGCGCCACCGCCACTCAGCTCGATGCCCAGACGATGGAATTTACCTCCAGCGAGGCCATCAACCCGGGCGAGCAGATCGAGGTGCGCGTGCAGTTCACTCACGGTGTGGTGGCCGGCAGCCCCTCAAGCTGGCAGGCAGAGGCCGATGCAGACGCGGCGGCCACTGAGCAGCGCGCCGCGTATGATCGCCAGACGCGACCGCTCATCAATACCGGGGTGTTCGCCTTGGGGCTGCTGCTGCTCATCGGCGGGCCGCTGCTGGTCTACCTGCTCTGGTATCAGAAGGGACGCGACCTGCCGGTGATGTTGCCAACCGACTATCTGGCCGAGCCGCCCGACCCCGCGTTGCCACCGGGCATCGCCGGCACGCTGGTGGATGAAACGGCTGATCTGCAGGACATCATGGCGACCCTGATTGATCTGGCCCGGCGCAAGGTGATTACCATTCGCGAGGAGAAAGGCAAGGATTTTACCTACAGGCTGGTGGGTAAGACCGCGGGCCTGCGATCCTTCGAACAGACATTGGTGGATCGCATGTTCAAGGGCGACACGACGGAGCGCCAACTGTCGGAGTTGAAGAATAAGTTCTACACGACGATTCCCAAGATCAAGAGCCAACTGTACGACGAGGTGGTGGCTGAAGGATTCTTCATGCGCAGCCCCGAACGCACGCGCAACGCCTATGGCGCCAGCGGTGTCGCCGTATTGGCTGTGACCGGCATCCTGGGCTGCTTTGTCCTTCCCTTCGCGACGGTGTACACCGACACCGCGTGGTTGCCTGTCGTGGGCATGGGACTTACGGCGCTGATATTCATGTCCATTGCGCGCTTCATGCCGCGCAAGACTGACAAGGGCGCCGATGCCGCAGCGCGCTGGCGGGCCTTCAAGCGCTATTTGCAGGAGATCGAGAAGTACACGAACCTGGAAGAGAGCAAGGCGATCTTCGAGACCTACCTGCCTTATGCGGTGGCGTTTGGTCTTGACCGCACCTGGATCAACAAGTTCGCCCAGGTGGACGCACCGGTGCCCACCTGGTGGACGCCGTACTCAGGTTACGGTCATTCGCGCGGACATTACCCCGCGACGGTGGGCGGCGGTGATGTCGGCCTGCCGGGCGCAGGGAAGATCAGTAGCGCGGAACGTTCGGCGCCGACGTTGAGCGATATGTCACGCGACATGGGCAGTGGGTTGAGCGGTATGAGCGCCGGCCTGGGCACCATGCTGTCATCCTCCGCATCCGCGCTGACCAGTCGGCCGGCGCCGCAGCCTTCCTCCGGATCCAGCAGTTCGGGCTGGTCGGGCGGCGGCGGTGGTGGGAGCGGCGGTGGTGGCGGTGGTGGTGGCGGCGGCGGTGGCGGCGGTGGGTTCGGTTGA
- a CDS encoding universal stress protein codes for MMRILLYVDGSHNSQWALQVALVVSRHFETELTLLVAEGGKGADHEWLTRAREQLLTATVGTLRDVTQPGSAEEAILAESAAQTYDLILLAPAGRRGLSRLLHGSRVAQVVRQSNTSVLVARAPLTDIRRMMVSVGGTRQSLEMVEVAAHWAQALGARATILHVVSQLPLFFQGLTAGEGHHTTDELLAIEPESREVLQEAVSILQQADAFDRLLLREGLLEERVLAALETESIDLLVLGANAASGVNRLLLDDLCDRLVQKSPITTLVVR; via the coding sequence ATGATGCGAATTTTGTTGTATGTGGATGGTTCACACAATAGTCAATGGGCGCTGCAGGTGGCGCTGGTGGTCAGCAGGCACTTCGAGACGGAGTTGACACTCCTGGTGGCCGAGGGCGGCAAGGGCGCCGATCACGAGTGGCTGACGCGTGCGCGTGAACAACTGTTGACGGCCACGGTGGGCACCTTGCGCGATGTAACGCAGCCCGGGTCGGCCGAAGAGGCCATTCTGGCTGAATCAGCTGCCCAAACGTACGACCTGATCCTACTGGCGCCGGCCGGACGCCGCGGCCTGAGTCGTCTGCTGCACGGCTCGCGTGTGGCCCAGGTGGTGCGTCAGAGCAATACTTCGGTGTTGGTGGCGCGCGCACCGTTGACCGACATTCGTCGCATGATGGTCAGCGTGGGCGGCACGCGCCAGAGCCTGGAGATGGTCGAGGTGGCCGCGCATTGGGCGCAGGCGCTAGGCGCCAGGGCCACGATCCTGCACGTGGTCTCGCAATTGCCGCTGTTTTTCCAGGGGCTGACGGCCGGGGAAGGGCATCACACCACTGATGAGCTGTTGGCCATCGAACCGGAGTCCCGCGAAGTTCTGCAGGAAGCGGTGAGCATTCTACAGCAGGCCGATGCCTTCGATCGTCTACTGTTGCGCGAGGGCTTGCTCGAGGAACGTGTGCTGGCTGCGCTGGAGACAGAGAGCATTGACCTCCTGGTGCTCGGAGCCAATGCGGCGTCCGGTGTCAATCGTCTCTTGCTCGATGATCTGTGCGATCGCCTGGTGCAGAAAAGCCCGATTACGACGCTGGTAGTGCGTTAG
- the rsmD gene encoding 16S rRNA (guanine(966)-N(2))-methyltransferase RsmD, with protein MRVITGSAKGRTLFPVPGDSTRPVTDRVKEALFSILESQGAVEDARFLDLFGGTGAVGIEALSRGAAEAVFCEKDRRALATIQRNLLHTGLAAQARVVAGDAFAFLQRADAAAFDLIYIAPPQYRQLWEKALLLVDACPQLLTAAGQVVVQIHPKEDRPLTLASLRRFDERTYGSTLLVFYGHAPQE; from the coding sequence ATGCGCGTCATTACCGGATCGGCCAAAGGCCGAACCCTGTTCCCTGTCCCCGGCGATTCGACGCGGCCCGTGACCGATCGCGTGAAAGAGGCGCTTTTTTCGATCCTTGAATCCCAGGGCGCGGTGGAGGATGCCCGTTTCCTGGACCTGTTCGGCGGCACCGGCGCCGTCGGTATCGAAGCCCTCAGTCGCGGCGCGGCCGAGGCTGTCTTTTGCGAGAAGGATCGCCGGGCGCTCGCCACGATACAGAGAAACTTGCTGCACACCGGGCTGGCCGCCCAGGCACGCGTGGTGGCCGGTGATGCCTTCGCCTTTCTGCAACGTGCGGATGCCGCGGCGTTCGATCTGATCTACATCGCCCCGCCGCAATACCGCCAGTTGTGGGAAAAGGCGCTGCTGCTGGTAGATGCATGCCCGCAGTTGCTGACCGCTGCTGGGCAGGTTGTTGTCCAGATTCACCCGAAGGAAGATCGCCCCCTGACATTGGCCTCCCTGCGCCGTTTCGATGAACGCACGTACGGCAGCACCCTGCTTGTGTTCTACGGCCATGCTCCACAAGAATAA
- a CDS encoding glycoside hydrolase family 1 protein: MTHVTARHFPAGFLWGTATAAHQVEGNNRNNQWWAWEQIPGHIHQNQRSGLACNWWTPGGAEADLDRAQALGQNAHRLSVEWSRLEPSAGVFDPAAFARYREILTALRARGLSAMVTLHHFTNPLWFEAQGAWLNPRSVALFQRFVERVAGELGDLVDLWCTINEPNVVATLGYLVGEFPPGQRSPLAPFRVTRNLLLAHAAAYHAIHRQDSQAQVGLALQLRPFVPARPTARLDRWVARMQDYLFNQSLLTAIRDGVLRPPLGLGETVVALVDSSDFLGINFYTRELVHFDLRVPGDLFGRRSFSPTGEMSDLTSSGAPYSECVPDSLEQLLRQLTPCGKPIYITECGLPDADDDQRPRFLITHLAAVQRAIQAGAPVEGFFHWTLVDNFEWAEGWHLRFGLIELDTATQARQPRASAQTYADICRTNAITPAVVQRDAPEVFRQTFGEA; this comes from the coding sequence ATGACCCACGTAACGGCCCGGCACTTTCCGGCTGGCTTCCTCTGGGGAACGGCTACCGCCGCCCACCAGGTGGAGGGCAACAATCGCAACAACCAGTGGTGGGCCTGGGAGCAAATCCCCGGCCACATCCACCAAAATCAGCGCTCCGGTCTGGCCTGCAACTGGTGGACGCCAGGCGGCGCCGAGGCTGATCTCGATCGCGCCCAGGCCCTGGGCCAGAACGCCCATCGCCTATCGGTTGAATGGAGTCGTCTGGAGCCAAGCGCCGGCGTCTTCGATCCGGCCGCCTTTGCCCGCTATCGCGAGATATTGACTGCGCTGCGCGCCCGCGGCCTCAGCGCCATGGTCACCCTGCACCATTTCACCAACCCGCTCTGGTTCGAGGCGCAGGGCGCCTGGCTCAACCCGCGCAGCGTGGCGCTCTTCCAGCGCTTCGTGGAGCGCGTGGCCGGTGAACTGGGTGACCTGGTTGACCTCTGGTGTACCATCAACGAACCCAATGTGGTCGCCACCCTGGGCTACCTGGTGGGCGAATTTCCACCAGGCCAACGCAGCCCGCTGGCGCCCTTTCGGGTAACGCGCAACCTGTTGCTGGCGCACGCGGCCGCCTATCACGCCATCCATCGTCAAGACAGCCAGGCGCAGGTGGGCCTGGCGCTGCAACTGCGCCCCTTTGTCCCGGCCAGACCCACGGCCCGCCTCGACCGTTGGGTCGCCAGGATGCAGGACTATCTGTTCAACCAAAGCCTGTTGACTGCCATCCGCGACGGCGTCCTGCGCCCGCCTCTGGGCCTGGGCGAAACCGTCGTTGCGCTGGTTGACTCCAGCGACTTCCTGGGCATCAACTTCTACACGCGTGAGCTGGTGCATTTCGACCTGCGCGTGCCGGGCGATCTGTTTGGCCGGCGCTCCTTCTCTCCAACCGGCGAGATGAGCGACCTCACCAGCAGCGGCGCGCCCTACAGCGAGTGCGTACCCGACAGCCTGGAGCAACTACTGCGGCAACTAACACCCTGCGGCAAGCCGATCTACATCACCGAATGCGGCCTGCCTGATGCCGATGATGACCAACGCCCTCGCTTCCTCATCACCCACCTGGCCGCGGTACAGCGCGCCATCCAAGCCGGCGCGCCCGTCGAAGGCTTCTTTCATTGGACCCTGGTAGACAACTTCGAATGGGCCGAGGGCTGGCATCTGCGCTTCGGCCTGATCGAGCTGGACACCGCCACGCAGGCACGCCAGCCGCGAGCCAGCGCGCAGACGTATGCCGACATCTGCCGCACCAACGCCATCACCCCCGCGGTGGTGCAGCGCGACGCGCCGGAAGTCTTCCGGCAGACGTTCGGCGAAGCGTAG
- a CDS encoding sugar ABC transporter permease: MRLFLAPFLIGMAVLVVLPALATLVLAFTRYNALQPPVWIGLQNFSKLLASPLVGLSLRNTLLFIGLAVPLRLMAALGLALLLRPSGRRFAIHRAVAYLPTLIPEAAYALIWLRIFNPLYGPLNHLLALVGLPLPTWLTDPTSARLAIIIMLVFQMGEGFLVLLAGLHNTPQVYYEAARMDGASAWQILWRITLPLLLPWILLLTCRDILASLQATFTPTYILTYGGPYYATMFFPLLIYELSFDFVDYGLASALLVMMYALMALLIVAILRLARAGGVDV; the protein is encoded by the coding sequence ATGCGCCTCTTCCTGGCGCCCTTCCTCATCGGCATGGCGGTGCTCGTTGTCCTGCCGGCGCTGGCTACGCTCGTTCTGGCCTTCACGCGCTACAACGCCCTGCAGCCGCCGGTCTGGATCGGCCTGCAAAACTTCAGCAAACTGCTGGCGTCGCCGCTCGTCGGCCTGTCGTTGCGCAACACACTGCTCTTCATCGGCCTGGCGGTGCCCCTACGTTTGATGGCCGCGTTGGGGCTGGCGCTGCTCCTGCGGCCGTCCGGCCGCCGCTTTGCCATCCACCGCGCCGTGGCCTACCTGCCAACCCTGATTCCCGAAGCAGCCTACGCCTTGATCTGGCTGCGGATCTTCAACCCGCTGTATGGACCGCTCAACCATCTGCTGGCCCTGGTGGGGTTGCCGCTGCCCACCTGGTTGACCGACCCCACCTCCGCGCGCCTGGCCATCATCATCATGCTCGTTTTTCAGATGGGTGAAGGCTTCCTGGTCCTGCTGGCCGGGTTACACAACACGCCGCAGGTCTATTATGAAGCGGCGCGCATGGACGGCGCCTCAGCCTGGCAAATCCTGTGGCGCATCACCCTCCCCCTGTTGCTGCCCTGGATTCTGCTGCTGACCTGCCGCGACATCCTGGCCAGCCTGCAAGCCACCTTTACCCCCACCTACATCCTGACCTACGGCGGCCCTTACTACGCCACCATGTTCTTTCCCCTGCTGATCTACGAATTGTCCTTTGATTTCGTTGACTACGGCCTGGCCTCTGCCCTCCTGGTGATGATGTACGCGCTCATGGCGCTTCTCATCGTGGCTATCCTGCGCCTGGCGCGCGCCGGAGGGGTTGATGTCTGA
- a CDS encoding carbohydrate ABC transporter permease, translating to MSERLARFLRHALAVLLSALFLLPLWWVIVASLREPGLPPPNTVQWWPAAPFWDNYPAIFRVVSFARYALNSVIVVAVAVPLTLITASLAGLGLAQLEGAWRRRVLMITIGLLIVPSASGWMFRFQLLRWLHLLDSLWALIVPALGASSPLFVLLFTWAFRHTPAEVYEAARLDGADGPTLWWHIALPLARPTVAAVTVLSFALYWSDFVSPVLYIFDPEWYTLPVALQLLRQVDATNWPWFLAGAVLQIAPVVIIFALLQRSFLRSALLDVER from the coding sequence ATGTCTGAGCGCCTGGCCCGCTTCTTGCGCCACGCGCTGGCCGTACTGCTGAGCGCGCTCTTCCTGCTCCCGCTCTGGTGGGTCATCGTGGCATCGCTGCGCGAACCGGGTCTGCCCCCGCCCAACACGGTGCAATGGTGGCCCGCGGCCCCCTTCTGGGACAACTACCCCGCCATCTTCCGCGTGGTGTCCTTTGCCCGCTATGCGCTGAATTCCGTCATCGTGGTCGCGGTAGCGGTGCCGCTCACCCTCATCACCGCCTCCCTGGCCGGCCTGGGCCTGGCGCAGTTGGAGGGCGCCTGGCGCCGGCGCGTGCTGATGATCACCATCGGCCTGCTGATCGTGCCCTCCGCGTCCGGCTGGATGTTCCGCTTCCAGTTACTGCGCTGGCTGCATCTGCTCGATTCGTTGTGGGCCTTGATCGTGCCGGCCCTGGGCGCCAGCAGCCCGTTGTTCGTCCTACTCTTCACCTGGGCCTTTCGTCACACCCCCGCCGAGGTGTACGAAGCTGCCCGCCTGGACGGAGCAGATGGCCCGACCCTCTGGTGGCATATCGCACTCCCGCTGGCGCGCCCCACCGTGGCCGCGGTCACCGTGCTCAGTTTCGCCCTGTACTGGAGCGATTTCGTCAGCCCGGTCCTTTACATTTTCGACCCCGAATGGTACACCCTGCCTGTGGCGCTGCAGCTCCTGCGTCAGGTGGATGCTACCAATTGGCCCTGGTTCCTGGCCGGCGCCGTCCTGCAGATCGCGCCGGTTGTCATCATCTTTGCCCTGCTGCAACGCTCCTTCCTGCGCAGCGCCCTGCTCGATGTCGAGCGTTGA
- a CDS encoding sugar ABC transporter substrate-binding protein, giving the protein MQRVFALLLSLFVLLNLPGCASTPAPGGAVSFMVFGDPIELAAYRKLVDAFHARYASIRVELRHVPNESDYRRQLTAGFAAGAPPDIMLLNFRRFAAFTAPGGLQPLGPYLARSSVVHEADFYPQALEGFRLDNQLWCIPQNISSLVVYYNRDLFDAAGLSYPASDWTWDDFLAAAKILTRDNTGDGRPEQYGAGMAPSLIRLAPFIWANGGDIVDDVNHPTRITLDTPEAQAAFQWFVNLQVKEGVVPDAVAEQGESSENRFLNGRLAMFFNSRRGVPTYRAIKTFTWDVAPMPQGQQAATILHADAYCLAAAAPDKDAAWQFIEFANSVDGQKIIAETGRTVPSLRQVAESAAFLDPAQAPASSRVFLSVIPTIRRLPLLPNWVGIEETVNREIERAFYGQATVEEATNAAVSQTLSYFQLAVPEKPK; this is encoded by the coding sequence ATGCAAAGAGTGTTCGCGCTACTTCTCAGCCTGTTCGTTCTGCTCAACCTGCCCGGCTGCGCCAGCACGCCAGCCCCCGGCGGCGCCGTGTCGTTCATGGTGTTCGGTGATCCGATCGAGCTTGCCGCCTACCGAAAGCTCGTAGATGCTTTCCACGCACGCTACGCCTCCATTCGGGTCGAGCTGCGCCATGTACCGAATGAGAGTGACTATCGCCGCCAGTTGACGGCCGGCTTTGCCGCGGGTGCGCCGCCGGATATCATGCTGCTCAATTTTCGTCGCTTTGCCGCCTTTACCGCGCCGGGCGGCTTGCAGCCGCTCGGCCCCTACCTGGCACGCAGCAGCGTCGTTCACGAAGCCGATTTCTATCCCCAGGCGTTGGAGGGCTTCCGGCTTGACAATCAACTGTGGTGCATCCCGCAGAACATCTCCAGCCTGGTCGTCTACTACAACCGTGATCTGTTCGACGCGGCCGGCCTTTCCTACCCGGCCTCCGATTGGACCTGGGACGACTTTCTGGCCGCGGCCAAGATCTTGACCCGCGACAACACCGGCGACGGTCGGCCTGAGCAGTACGGCGCGGGCATGGCGCCCAGCCTGATCCGCCTGGCGCCGTTCATCTGGGCCAACGGCGGCGACATCGTGGATGACGTCAACCATCCCACCCGCATCACGCTGGACACGCCGGAGGCGCAGGCCGCGTTCCAGTGGTTCGTCAATTTGCAGGTAAAAGAGGGAGTCGTGCCCGACGCCGTGGCCGAACAGGGCGAAAGCAGCGAAAATCGGTTCCTCAATGGACGCCTGGCCATGTTCTTCAACAGCCGCCGCGGCGTGCCCACCTACCGCGCCATCAAGACCTTCACGTGGGATGTGGCGCCGATGCCGCAGGGGCAGCAGGCGGCCACCATCCTCCACGCCGACGCCTATTGCCTGGCAGCCGCAGCACCCGACAAGGACGCCGCCTGGCAGTTCATCGAATTTGCCAACTCGGTGGACGGCCAGAAGATCATTGCCGAAACCGGTCGCACCGTGCCCTCGCTGCGCCAGGTGGCTGAATCGGCCGCTTTCCTCGATCCCGCGCAAGCACCGGCCAGCAGCCGCGTCTTTCTCAGTGTCATCCCCACCATCCGCCGCCTGCCGCTGCTGCCCAATTGGGTGGGCATCGAAGAGACGGTCAATCGCGAAATCGAACGGGCCTTCTATGGCCAGGCCACGGTTGAGGAGGCAACCAACGCAGCAGTTTCACAAACATTGTCCTATTTCCAACTTGCCGTACCCGAAAAACCGAAGTAA